A portion of the uncultured Bacteroides sp. genome contains these proteins:
- a CDS encoding RagB/SusD family nutrient uptake outer membrane protein, producing MKKIYILLLIVLGIGMISSCSDYLESDQYFKDRMTVEKVFSSKLYSEQWLAHTYSFLTEECADVCSKGFTPHCFADDMYYGDRDGNYDPNNKNDLSYNRFKEGEYTENDKQATWERCYKGIRNATIFIQNIDINNELTSVERADYKAQARFVRAYYYWLLLRKYGPIPLLPDEGLDYTESYDDVATPRSTYEECAEYISNEMVIAAKGLPTHRDEQSIARPTRGAALATRAKALLYAASPLMNGNADDYAKELVDNKGKQLLSLDYKEGKWAKAAAAAKDVMELGVYQLYAANFRKSGDASFPATINPPHDDEFSNQDWPGGWANIDPFESYRAVFNGTLNAAENPELIFTRGQNQSGESVATMVLHQLPRIASGWNTHGLTQKQCDAYYMYDGTDCPGKDKEIGRGNGSNRLMSYVTNEDVQAGRYKPLAEGVSLQYANREPRFYASVAYNGSIWHLTNESEEKNREKQVFYYRGDGNGYTNTMFWLRSGIGVMKFVHPRDTYQNGDINKIVPKAEPAIRYADILLIYAEALNELEGSYNILSWDGSQTYTISRDINEMKKGIRPVRIRGGVPDYTADVYGSKDEFRRKLKRERQIELMGEGQRYYDLRRWKDAPVEESLPIYGCNALMTSEQKNLFHTPVAVWSLPTTFSRKMWFWPIKHDELKRNKRLTQNPGWTYND from the coding sequence ATGAAGAAAATATATATATTACTATTGATAGTACTGGGAATAGGAATGATTTCATCCTGCTCCGATTATCTGGAATCTGACCAGTATTTTAAAGATCGTATGACAGTAGAAAAGGTGTTTTCGAGTAAGCTGTATTCAGAACAGTGGCTTGCCCATACATATTCCTTTTTGACTGAAGAATGTGCAGATGTTTGTAGCAAGGGATTTACACCGCATTGCTTTGCAGACGATATGTATTATGGTGACCGTGACGGCAATTATGACCCTAATAACAAAAATGATTTATCATACAACAGATTCAAAGAAGGCGAATACACAGAGAATGACAAGCAAGCCACTTGGGAAAGGTGTTACAAGGGCATTCGTAATGCGACTATCTTTATTCAGAATATTGATATAAATAATGAGCTGACTTCCGTAGAAAGAGCGGACTACAAAGCACAAGCCCGATTCGTAAGAGCATACTACTATTGGCTATTGCTTCGTAAGTATGGGCCGATTCCTTTGCTTCCCGATGAAGGGCTTGATTATACGGAAAGCTATGACGACGTGGCTACTCCTCGCAGCACATATGAGGAATGTGCGGAATATATCAGCAATGAAATGGTAATCGCAGCAAAAGGTTTGCCTACCCATCGAGACGAACAATCCATAGCCCGGCCCACACGAGGTGCAGCATTGGCCACCCGTGCCAAAGCCTTACTATATGCCGCCAGCCCTCTGATGAACGGGAATGCGGACGACTATGCAAAAGAGTTGGTGGATAACAAAGGAAAGCAATTGTTGTCTCTCGACTATAAGGAAGGAAAATGGGCCAAAGCGGCCGCCGCGGCCAAAGATGTGATGGAACTTGGAGTATACCAGTTGTATGCGGCTAATTTCCGCAAATCCGGTGATGCTTCGTTCCCCGCGACCATCAATCCTCCGCATGACGACGAGTTCTCTAACCAGGATTGGCCAGGGGGCTGGGCCAACATCGACCCGTTTGAATCTTACAGAGCTGTGTTCAATGGCACGTTAAATGCAGCGGAAAATCCAGAATTGATTTTCACGCGCGGGCAAAACCAAAGTGGAGAAAGTGTCGCTACAATGGTGTTGCATCAGTTGCCTCGTATTGCATCGGGTTGGAATACACACGGGCTTACACAAAAACAATGTGATGCCTATTACATGTATGATGGCACAGACTGCCCGGGTAAGGATAAAGAAATCGGTCGTGGGAACGGTAGTAATCGTTTGATGAGCTATGTAACGAATGAAGATGTACAAGCTGGCCGGTACAAACCTCTAGCAGAAGGCGTTTCTCTACAATATGCAAATCGTGAACCACGCTTCTACGCTTCAGTGGCTTACAATGGAAGCATATGGCATTTAACCAATGAATCAGAGGAAAAGAACCGTGAGAAACAAGTTTTCTACTACCGCGGGGATGGTAACGGGTATACCAACACCATGTTTTGGCTCCGTTCCGGTATCGGCGTGATGAAATTCGTGCATCCGAGAGATACGTATCAAAACGGAGATATCAATAAAATAGTACCAAAAGCTGAACCTGCTATCCGCTATGCAGACATTCTGCTCATTTATGCGGAAGCATTAAATGAATTGGAAGGATCGTACAACATCTTGTCGTGGGATGGTTCACAAACTTATACTATTAGCCGCGACATCAATGAGATGAAGAAAGGTATCCGCCCCGTTCGCATTCGTGGTGGTGTACCAGATTATACAGCTGATGTGTATGGTAGCAAAGATGAATTTCGTAGAAAGCTGAAACGCGAACGTCAAATTGAGCTGATGGGCGAAGGTCAGCGCTATTATGATTTACGCCGATGGAAAGATGCGCCGGTGGAAGAATCACTACCTATCTATGGTTGCAATGCTTTAATGACTTCCGAGCAAAAAAACTTGTTCCATACGCCGGTGGCCGTATGGTCGCTCCCTACAACTTTTTCTCGCAAGATGTGGTTCTGGCCCATCAAACATGATGAGCTGAAGCGTAACAAACGCCTCACACAGAACCCGGGATGGACTTATAATGATTAA
- a CDS encoding DUF4973 domain-containing protein — protein MKNIYILLSILTVLVLCSSCNDEWKDEQFAHYVSFKAPIDSKGVTQINVRYKSEGKVTYKLPLIVSGSTTNNSDLSVHVAVDPDTLQALNFERFQSREDLFYKELKSSYFTMPETVNISAGENTSVLNIDFTLGNIDLVDKWILPLTIVENSSYGYVANPRKNYRKALLRVMPFNDYSGVYSGTGLKIYLEGYEEDAAIVRSEISTYVVDDNTIFFYAGTVDESRIDRRNYKIQAYFNRQTKTVAFTADNPQMKFKVNKVPSYSVEETMDATRPYLLHRYVTINNIDYNYTDYTSVPNANISYTIKGSLILERNINTQIPDEDQAIEW, from the coding sequence ATGAAAAATATATATATATTGTTATCCATACTAACCGTGCTAGTGTTGTGCAGCTCATGCAACGACGAATGGAAAGATGAACAATTTGCCCATTACGTTTCTTTTAAAGCTCCTATTGATAGTAAAGGGGTGACACAAATCAACGTGCGTTACAAATCCGAGGGGAAAGTGACATATAAACTTCCACTTATAGTGAGCGGATCGACCACAAACAACAGCGACCTATCTGTCCATGTAGCAGTAGATCCTGATACCTTGCAGGCGCTGAATTTTGAGCGCTTTCAAAGCCGTGAGGACCTTTTTTATAAAGAGTTGAAAAGTTCGTATTTCACAATGCCAGAAACGGTAAATATTTCTGCAGGTGAAAACACCTCTGTACTGAATATTGATTTCACATTGGGAAATATAGATTTAGTTGATAAATGGATACTTCCCTTGACTATTGTGGAGAATTCATCGTATGGATATGTGGCGAATCCTCGTAAGAATTATAGAAAAGCGTTGCTTCGTGTGATGCCTTTCAATGATTATTCGGGAGTATATAGTGGGACAGGGTTAAAGATTTATCTAGAAGGATATGAGGAGGATGCTGCCATCGTTAGGAGCGAAATTTCAACTTATGTAGTCGATGATAACACCATATTCTTCTATGCCGGAACCGTGGACGAAAGCCGCATAGATCGCCGCAATTATAAGATCCAAGCTTACTTCAACCGTCAAACAAAAACGGTTGCTTTCACTGCAGACAATCCGCAAATGAAATTTAAAGTGAACAAGGTTCCTTCTTATAGCGTGGAAGAAACGATGGATGCTACTCGCCCGTATCTGCTGCACCGCTATGTTACTATTAACAACATAGATTACAATTATACGGATTACACTTCCGTTCCAAACGCAAATATCTCTTATACAATCAAAGGTTCGCTGATTCTAGAGCGTAATATTAATACGCAGATACCAGATGAAGATCAGGCAATAGAGTGGTAA
- a CDS encoding family 78 glycoside hydrolase catalytic domain, whose translation MRNIKNLFILLFISISTIPCFAVNKIQINNIRVELKTNPVGLDVLKPRFSWKIISKIPNTNQLAYRIMVAESRKDILNEKNLIWDTKIRKDSSSLFVQYNGAKLLSRKTYFWKIKVYTNQGESNWNYGHWSMAFLNSSDWKASWIGSDKISSRDTLIGNTRLSARYLRKEFQSPKSIRSARLYISGLGLYECSINGKKVGNGIFTPAQTEFAKRVYYNVYDIKKLLDGKVNTIGVILGNGRYFPMRTDSAIKTQFPRLLLQLEITGEDGKTTTIISDESWKITTNGPIRANNEYDGEKYNANLEMKGWNCNKFNDSSWEKAQLVASPSEKIACQNTPNIRTMEKITPISIKELRSGCYIVDMGQNMVGWANVTLYGKKDVPVTMRFSETLNSDGSPYIKNLRTAKATDIYIPSRNGKFQWEPKFTCHGFRFIEITGAEKAPLINDIVGCVNYDEMATLSTFECSDSLLNHLFHNAQWGIKGNYRSFPTDCPQRDERQGWLGDRATGCFGEAYMFDQTLLYEKWLDDMQDSQSATGAISDVIPTYWSIFSDNITWSSAYMMSADMLYELRGDRRGIIKHYASMKKWLYYIKDKYQQDYILTKDTYGDWCMPPENLSIIHSKDPARITDGKVMSTTFFYHLLNMMQKFAAIASHPEDVAAYKDLAAKIRDAYNTKYFQSDKGVYDNNTVTANLISLAQGLVPKGYEQKVFDNIVTRIEKDFDSHVSVGVIGIQFLMRTLTDYGRPDLAYTIVTQKTFPSWGYMIENGASTIWELWNGNTADPSMNSGNHVMLLGDLMIWYHENLIGIKSCDEGDPFKHFTINPYFAPQLTYLNGSYESSYGKIVSNWEKTGSVLNWKVSVPANTSALIYMPTSSTQHILVNDRPISQYGEIKVVKSSNNKMILNLPSGDYKFTIN comes from the coding sequence ATGAGAAACATCAAAAATCTATTTATCTTATTATTTATCTCTATCTCGACTATTCCTTGTTTTGCTGTAAACAAAATCCAGATAAACAATATAAGAGTCGAACTAAAGACGAACCCTGTGGGACTAGATGTCCTGAAACCTCGCTTTTCTTGGAAGATAATTTCAAAAATCCCCAATACAAATCAATTGGCTTACCGAATTATGGTTGCCGAATCTAGAAAGGATATACTTAATGAAAAGAATTTGATATGGGATACAAAAATTAGAAAAGATTCTTCTTCTCTCTTTGTGCAATATAACGGAGCAAAGTTATTATCGAGAAAAACATATTTTTGGAAGATTAAAGTTTATACCAACCAAGGAGAATCAAATTGGAACTATGGACATTGGTCGATGGCATTCTTGAATTCATCTGATTGGAAGGCTTCTTGGATTGGTTCTGACAAGATATCGAGCCGAGACACTTTAATAGGAAATACTCGCTTGTCGGCACGCTATTTAAGAAAGGAATTTCAGTCACCAAAAAGCATCAGGAGTGCCCGATTATATATTTCAGGATTAGGATTATATGAATGCTCCATTAACGGGAAAAAAGTTGGGAATGGAATTTTCACCCCTGCACAAACAGAATTCGCTAAACGAGTTTATTATAATGTTTACGATATAAAAAAACTTCTCGACGGGAAAGTAAATACAATCGGAGTAATTCTTGGAAATGGACGCTATTTTCCAATGCGAACAGATTCGGCTATAAAGACTCAATTCCCTCGGCTATTACTGCAGTTGGAAATTACAGGAGAAGATGGAAAGACAACAACTATTATTTCCGATGAATCATGGAAAATAACAACGAATGGCCCGATTAGGGCTAATAATGAATACGACGGTGAAAAATATAATGCCAATCTTGAAATGAAAGGTTGGAATTGTAATAAGTTTAATGATTCTTCTTGGGAGAAAGCGCAATTAGTAGCATCGCCAAGTGAAAAAATAGCCTGCCAGAATACACCGAACATCCGTACCATGGAAAAAATCACTCCTATCTCTATAAAGGAATTAAGAAGTGGTTGCTATATAGTCGATATGGGCCAAAATATGGTAGGCTGGGCAAATGTGACTCTCTATGGGAAGAAAGATGTTCCGGTAACAATGCGTTTCTCAGAGACTCTGAATAGCGACGGTAGCCCATACATTAAAAACTTGAGAACTGCTAAGGCAACAGACATATATATCCCTTCGAGAAACGGGAAGTTCCAATGGGAACCTAAATTTACTTGTCATGGATTCCGATTTATCGAAATTACCGGCGCTGAAAAAGCTCCTCTAATAAACGACATCGTAGGGTGTGTAAATTACGATGAAATGGCTACGCTTAGTACTTTCGAATGTTCAGATTCGTTGTTAAATCATTTATTTCATAATGCACAATGGGGCATTAAGGGAAACTACCGAAGCTTCCCTACTGATTGCCCTCAACGTGATGAACGTCAAGGGTGGTTAGGTGATCGAGCTACCGGATGTTTCGGTGAAGCATACATGTTCGATCAAACTTTGTTATACGAAAAATGGCTAGACGATATGCAAGATTCTCAGTCGGCTACAGGTGCTATATCAGATGTTATTCCTACTTATTGGAGCATTTTCAGTGACAACATCACTTGGTCGTCAGCATACATGATGTCTGCCGATATGTTATATGAACTTAGAGGCGATAGGCGGGGAATTATCAAGCACTATGCTTCGATGAAAAAGTGGTTATATTATATAAAGGATAAATATCAGCAAGATTATATCCTGACAAAGGATACTTATGGAGACTGGTGTATGCCGCCAGAAAATTTGAGTATCATTCATTCGAAAGATCCTGCACGGATAACAGACGGTAAAGTAATGAGTACAACTTTCTTCTATCACCTTCTAAACATGATGCAGAAATTTGCTGCTATTGCCTCGCATCCTGAGGATGTAGCTGCCTATAAAGATTTAGCTGCTAAAATAAGAGATGCCTATAATACAAAATACTTCCAGAGCGACAAAGGCGTTTATGATAATAATACAGTTACTGCTAACCTTATTTCTTTGGCACAAGGATTAGTACCCAAGGGATATGAGCAGAAGGTCTTCGACAATATCGTGACCCGAATTGAAAAAGATTTTGATTCGCATGTAAGTGTAGGAGTTATAGGCATTCAATTCTTGATGCGTACATTAACCGATTACGGCCGTCCCGATTTAGCTTATACTATCGTTACGCAAAAGACATTCCCGAGTTGGGGATATATGATAGAAAACGGTGCTTCAACAATCTGGGAATTATGGAACGGGAATACAGCTGATCCCTCTATGAATTCGGGAAATCATGTAATGCTTCTTGGCGATTTGATGATATGGTATCACGAAAATCTAATCGGTATTAAATCGTGTGATGAAGGTGATCCTTTTAAGCATTTTACAATCAATCCCTACTTTGCTCCCCAACTAACCTACCTTAATGGCAGCTATGAATCGTCATATGGCAAAATAGTAAGCAATTGGGAAAAGACTGGTTCAGTATTGAATTGGAAAGTCTCCGTGCCAGCTAATACTTCAGCTCTGATATACATGCCAACTAGTTCCACACAGCATATTTTGGTGAACGACAGACCAATTAGTCAATATGGAGAGATCAAAGTAGTGAAAAGCAGCAACAACAAAATGATTCTTAATCTTCCTTCAGGAGATTACAAATTCACTATAAATTAG
- a CDS encoding kelch repeat-containing protein has translation MIECTRNKSIVVALIIILFASPYLCAQGLRFYGNKVPIEQRTSYKLFNKELIPVFSDYIDIEFSLRISQSGTFGYLFHMVNPANNDAYSLTYSYVNDKTSVFKFNTEGKINHISMNFLNDSVISQWLPVKLHIDLVTGESVLTIGTKVAKGITRLANRPQKIQPILSFGRREYLVDVPAFSIQKLKISSKEQTYFFKLNESIGHEVHDCNGNIQGTVVNPYWLINDSYHWTKVATFVTSPCMGSKFNVRRQEIEFITSDSLFIYQANAKHSLKKPYANRMPVQMLLGTSFLNETDGRLYAYEINNLPINSLTMAALDMSTLLWQPVGKAFTKIQLHHHNGLWDSHKNRYIVFGGFGSRSYSNKFLTYNQIPDRWDTLQFKGDKLTPRFFSSMAPSKKGNYLYIYGGVGNESGDQSIGQNYYNDLYRVDLERHTIKQLWNHPIDEKRVPSEQMVLSEDGKSLYVIRYAQYTKYTSLQLYRISIAGGQIEQLGDSIPFVSGSIISTVSLYYNPVLKEFYCVTQEVNEENKRVKANIYVLSAPPVSRARMEYYSVKDESSALNWILLSGICIVILGSAGVWIFYYQRKRQREKEDAPDFVSEQIYPNSSMKERSYEVLLNKASLQVSKKSKEKECNRIYIYGIFTIYNRSGRDITYLFSKRLKYVFLYILLNSTEKGEGVHSYALNEIFWPDKSEDKAKNLKGVTISNLRKVLMELDGIKLLNEKGIFKIAIKEDTCFCDYFSTYTSWANYSQSCDILLPIWERGKLLENEENIVFDKYKQDSENIILSLLPKDLPVYYQQNAYSYVLRICFIILKIDPLNEQALSYCIHSYKNLNDFENLSKIYSSFIIEYRKSMGEDFPHTVEELLQGEGSNR, from the coding sequence ATGATAGAATGCACAAGAAATAAGTCTATAGTTGTTGCGTTGATTATCATTTTATTCGCGAGTCCTTATTTGTGTGCTCAAGGTTTGCGATTCTATGGTAATAAAGTACCTATAGAGCAACGTACTTCTTATAAGCTTTTTAATAAAGAGCTTATACCTGTTTTTTCTGACTATATTGATATTGAATTCAGTTTGAGAATTTCTCAAAGTGGAACTTTTGGCTATCTTTTTCATATGGTTAATCCTGCCAATAATGATGCTTATAGTTTAACTTATAGTTATGTAAACGATAAAACAAGCGTGTTCAAGTTTAATACTGAAGGAAAGATCAATCATATCTCCATGAACTTTCTTAATGATTCCGTAATATCTCAATGGCTTCCTGTAAAATTGCATATCGATTTGGTAACAGGAGAAAGTGTACTCACTATTGGGACCAAGGTTGCAAAAGGAATAACTCGCTTGGCGAATCGTCCTCAAAAGATTCAGCCAATTCTAAGTTTTGGTCGCCGAGAATATCTGGTAGATGTTCCTGCTTTCTCTATACAAAAACTGAAAATATCAAGTAAAGAACAGACTTACTTTTTTAAATTGAACGAAAGTATAGGACACGAAGTACACGACTGTAATGGTAATATTCAGGGAACGGTGGTAAATCCTTATTGGTTAATTAATGATTCGTATCATTGGACTAAAGTCGCCACGTTTGTAACTTCCCCATGTATGGGCTCCAAATTCAATGTTAGAAGACAAGAAATAGAGTTTATAACATCTGATTCTCTCTTTATCTATCAAGCGAATGCCAAACATTCTCTAAAAAAACCTTATGCGAACAGAATGCCTGTCCAGATGTTGCTGGGGACAAGTTTCCTTAATGAGACCGATGGGAGATTGTATGCTTATGAAATCAATAATCTTCCGATTAATAGTCTGACAATGGCAGCGTTGGATATGTCAACACTTCTTTGGCAACCAGTGGGAAAAGCATTTACAAAAATTCAACTGCATCATCACAATGGTTTGTGGGATAGCCACAAGAATCGCTATATAGTATTCGGAGGATTTGGTAGCCGATCGTACAGCAACAAATTCCTAACTTATAATCAGATTCCCGATCGATGGGATACGCTCCAATTTAAAGGTGACAAACTGACACCGCGTTTCTTTTCTTCTATGGCACCTTCTAAGAAAGGCAATTATTTATATATTTATGGAGGGGTGGGTAATGAATCGGGTGACCAAAGCATCGGGCAGAATTATTATAACGATTTGTATAGGGTAGATTTGGAACGGCATACAATTAAGCAACTTTGGAATCATCCGATAGATGAAAAACGTGTACCTTCCGAACAGATGGTTCTATCGGAGGATGGGAAATCGCTTTATGTGATTCGGTATGCACAGTATACCAAATATACAAGTCTACAGCTTTACCGGATTTCTATTGCGGGCGGACAAATAGAGCAATTGGGCGATTCTATTCCCTTTGTTTCGGGATCAATCATTTCTACCGTATCTTTATATTATAATCCGGTGTTGAAGGAATTTTATTGTGTTACCCAGGAAGTTAATGAAGAGAATAAAAGAGTGAAAGCTAATATTTATGTACTATCTGCCCCTCCAGTCAGCAGAGCGAGAATGGAATATTATTCAGTGAAAGATGAAAGTTCTGCCTTGAATTGGATTTTGCTATCGGGAATATGTATCGTTATCTTGGGAAGTGCGGGAGTATGGATATTCTATTATCAAAGGAAAAGGCAGAGGGAAAAAGAAGATGCACCCGATTTTGTCTCTGAACAAATCTATCCTAACAGTTCCATGAAAGAGAGAAGTTATGAAGTTTTATTGAATAAAGCTTCTCTTCAGGTTTCAAAGAAAAGTAAGGAAAAAGAATGTAACAGAATTTATATATATGGTATATTTACTATTTACAATAGGTCTGGACGAGATATAACTTATTTGTTTAGTAAGAGGCTAAAATATGTTTTTCTGTATATTTTGCTGAATAGTACGGAAAAAGGTGAAGGAGTCCATTCGTATGCTTTGAATGAAATTTTCTGGCCGGATAAGTCTGAAGATAAAGCCAAAAATCTGAAAGGAGTCACGATTAGTAATCTGCGTAAAGTTCTGATGGAGCTGGATGGAATTAAACTTTTAAATGAAAAAGGAATTTTCAAAATTGCGATTAAGGAAGATACTTGCTTCTGCGATTATTTTAGTACGTATACCTCTTGGGCAAATTATTCGCAGTCTTGTGACATACTTCTTCCTATATGGGAAAGAGGCAAGCTTTTGGAAAATGAAGAAAACATTGTATTCGATAAGTATAAACAAGATTCAGAGAATATTATCTTGTCTTTGTTGCCAAAGGATTTGCCTGTCTATTACCAACAGAACGCGTATAGTTATGTTTTGCGTATCTGCTTTATTATTCTGAAAATAGATCCATTGAACGAGCAGGCGTTATCTTATTGTATTCATTCCTATAAGAATTTAAATGATTTTGAAAATCTCTCGAAGATTTATTCGAGCTTTATTATTGAATATCGGAAAAGTATGGGAGAGGACTTTCCTCATACTGTCGAAGAGTTGCTTCAAGGGGAGGGAAGTAATAGATGA
- a CDS encoding GH92 family glycosyl hydrolase has translation MYSFLALFICKNGMAKKINPRQQVNYAKLVDTRIGSEGNGLSCGYTYIGASYPFGMIQFTPAFFSPQKGIVINQMSGSGCPHMGNFPVLPISGRITKSPKNMDDFPRYQTAQEATAGCLSIQMQDEVMCHITASKRSGIARFTFPAEKKDGTVLIGSGVSSTELSNAFIRITSASSCEGYAEGGDFCGYKTDYHIFFVAEFNHKAKEFGTWKGNNLKEGRNQIGGTQSGGYFTFDTEEDQSIEYKIAVSYVSIENARENLRVDNNGRNYQQVLTDTQNEWNKQLGKIEVQSENKDKLTQFYTHWYHTLIHPNIFNDVNGEYIGADFSIHKVQPGKEQYTTFSGWDTYRTQCQLLAMFYPKESSDMMQSTIDFAEQAGGYGRWIAVNIETGVMHGDPIPIITANTYAFGGRNFDIQTAYKHMKQAACVPGIYSQDVEVRPKLSNYINKGIEGASLCLEYTSSDYAIGQFALQAIKNKQDASFFMERSLNWKNLYDPSTNWLRSRRTQDLSWKDSNDDWREATKENYFWMVPYDLATLIDTIGGKEFASKRLDSLFVRLDAGYNDHYFAAGNEPDFQVPWIYNWTDRPYKTSETVHRILNEMYTSKPDGLPGNDDCGSIGSWFVFASIGLYPMIPGVAGFSISAPYFENLTLHLPKGTLTIAGGGISKPYIHSMKINGVHVRKTWIDWSKIENGASIKYKTSDKIYKKWGL, from the coding sequence ATGTACTCATTCTTAGCTCTGTTTATTTGCAAGAATGGAATGGCAAAAAAAATAAATCCAAGACAACAAGTCAACTATGCAAAATTAGTAGACACAAGGATTGGAAGTGAAGGCAATGGATTAAGTTGCGGATATACATATATTGGTGCAAGCTATCCTTTCGGGATGATACAATTTACCCCTGCTTTCTTCTCACCCCAAAAAGGAATAGTAATCAACCAAATGTCTGGTTCCGGATGCCCTCACATGGGCAATTTCCCTGTACTTCCCATTAGCGGAAGAATAACGAAATCCCCTAAAAACATGGATGATTTTCCCCGCTATCAAACGGCTCAAGAAGCAACTGCAGGTTGCTTGTCCATACAAATGCAAGATGAGGTTATGTGCCATATTACTGCATCTAAACGGAGCGGAATCGCCCGCTTTACTTTTCCTGCCGAGAAGAAGGACGGTACTGTTTTAATTGGTTCCGGAGTGAGCTCTACCGAACTTTCCAACGCTTTTATTCGAATCACCTCTGCTTCTTCTTGTGAAGGATATGCAGAAGGAGGCGATTTTTGTGGCTATAAAACAGACTACCATATATTCTTTGTAGCAGAATTTAATCATAAAGCTAAAGAATTCGGTACATGGAAAGGCAATAACCTGAAAGAAGGAAGAAATCAAATCGGAGGGACACAATCCGGCGGATACTTTACATTTGATACAGAGGAAGATCAGAGTATTGAGTATAAAATTGCCGTTTCCTATGTTTCTATTGAAAACGCAAGAGAAAACCTACGTGTAGACAACAATGGGCGCAACTACCAACAAGTGCTGACAGATACACAAAATGAATGGAATAAACAATTGGGAAAAATCGAAGTTCAATCTGAGAACAAGGACAAGCTCACCCAATTCTATACCCATTGGTATCACACCTTGATTCATCCCAATATATTTAATGATGTAAACGGAGAATATATTGGGGCCGATTTTAGCATTCATAAAGTTCAACCGGGGAAAGAACAATATACTACTTTTAGCGGATGGGATACTTATCGTACCCAATGCCAGCTACTAGCCATGTTTTATCCGAAAGAAAGCTCCGATATGATGCAGTCAACAATCGATTTTGCCGAACAAGCGGGAGGATATGGAAGATGGATTGCTGTCAACATAGAAACAGGAGTGATGCACGGTGATCCTATACCTATTATTACTGCAAATACATATGCTTTCGGTGGGCGGAATTTCGATATTCAAACAGCTTATAAACATATGAAGCAAGCTGCCTGTGTTCCTGGCATATACTCACAAGATGTAGAAGTCCGACCTAAATTGTCTAACTATATAAATAAAGGTATAGAAGGCGCATCCTTATGCCTTGAATATACATCATCGGATTATGCTATCGGACAATTTGCTTTGCAAGCTATAAAGAATAAGCAAGATGCCTCTTTTTTTATGGAACGTTCTCTTAACTGGAAGAATCTATACGATCCTTCCACCAATTGGCTACGCTCACGTCGTACACAAGACCTTAGTTGGAAGGATTCAAACGATGACTGGCGCGAAGCGACTAAAGAAAATTATTTCTGGATGGTCCCTTATGATTTGGCAACATTGATAGATACAATCGGAGGAAAGGAATTCGCTTCCAAGCGTTTGGATAGCTTATTTGTGCGATTAGATGCGGGATATAACGACCATTATTTTGCGGCCGGCAATGAACCCGATTTTCAAGTTCCCTGGATATACAATTGGACCGATCGTCCATATAAAACATCCGAAACAGTACATCGAATATTAAATGAAATGTATACCTCAAAGCCTGACGGATTACCTGGGAATGACGATTGCGGTTCAATAGGATCGTGGTTTGTTTTTGCTTCTATTGGTCTATATCCGATGATTCCAGGAGTAGCCGGATTCAGTATTAGTGCACCTTATTTTGAGAACCTTACATTACATCTTCCTAAAGGAACGCTTACAATAGCAGGAGGCGGTATATCCAAACCTTATATACATAGCATGAAAATCAATGGAGTCCATGTGAGAAAGACTTGGATTGACTGGTCCAAAATCGAAAACGGGGCTTCTATCAAGTATAAGACGAGCGATAAGATTTATAAAAAGTGGGGATTATAA